DNA from Granulicella arctica:
TTTTCGGTATTTTGAGTTTTTCAATTCTTCTTCTTACCCGTCTAATTGGACGAGCTACAATGTATGCATTTCGCTCGCGTGGACATAATCTCAGACACATATTAATCGTGGGTACCAACCGTCGGGCAATTAGCTTTGCCCAAGGTATCGATTTTCATCCGGAATGGGGTTATCGGTTACAAGGCTTCGTCGATACCCAGTGGTGGGATGAACAATCAAGCCACTCCACTTCAAAAAACTTACTTGGTGATTTCGGTGCGATACCATCTCTGCTCCGAAGTCTTCCTGTTGATGAAGTCGTCGTGGCGCTCCCACTAGCTTCTTTTTACCAACAAATAGCCGAGATAGTCGTACTATGCAGGCACCACGGTATTGTTGTCCGTTCTATCGGAACGTTTTTTAACCAAGAACAGGCGAAGGGGACTGAATTTGTGAGGGAGGCTGTAACCTCAATCACGCTACATGATGAATCTTGGGATGAGCGAGCTTCCATGATAAAACGTTCGGCAGATATCGTTGTTTCATCGATCTTGCTTCTCGCACTCGCCCCGCTTCTTCTGACTATTGCAATATTGATTAAATTTACTTCTACTGGACCTGTTTTATTTAGTCAAACTAGAGTGGGGTATGGTAAGCGGCCTTTTCAGATCCGAAAATTTCGCACGATGGTTCAAGATGCTGAAAAGCTCATTTCGCAAGTGGAGCACCTCAACGAGACTCAAGGTCCGACCTTTAAATTGAAAAATGATCCGCGTATAACGCCTTTTGGCAAGTTCTTGCGGAAGACTAGCCTCGACGAACTTCCACAGCTTATTAATGTGCTAATAGGTGATATGAGTTTGGTCGGCCCACGGCCGCTTCCTTTGCGTGATTATCAAGGATTCTCGCAAGATTCACATCGACGACGGTTCAGCGTAAAGCCCGGTATAACTTGCCTTTGGCAAGTTATGGGGCGAAGCTCGATTGGTTTTGATGAATGGATGGATTTGGATATTCGGTATATCGATCAGTGGTCAGTATGGCTTGATATCAAAATACTATTCCAAACAATCCCTGCGGTCTTCCGAGGCTCTGGGGCAGTCTAGTAGGCCAGATCGCGAAACTTCTTGTGGTGCTAAAGTTTAGTGGCTGCCCTAGATAATTACTTGGGATGATTTGTAGTCTATTGAACCAATTGGGCTGCTGGCGTTTTGATTGGGGGGGGACGTCCTCGCACTTCTTCAAAAGAGGTGGAAGTGGGGCGCTGGGATGCAGTTGAAGCGGCACATTTGACGCTTGACCTGATTAATTCGGTAGTGCTTGAAGTTCGATACGTCGAGAACGTTCTAAGAACTAAAAGTGTTGGAGTAGGCGATGCTATCGGGCACGACCCTGGTATCGATCCTCGCCTTCAGTGTCTTTTGCTTCTTGCATCCGGAATGAGCTTGGCATAGGCCTTGCAACCGGATTTTAGAGGGCCAAACACAGGAACATTGCCGCCAGCTACACGGTCGCCCTGCTCTTGCAATAATCGCGGATTAGCTATTATCGACCTGATCTCACCGAATAGAGGACTGCACCTTCGCTCTTTTGGGCGATGATCTCGCGCGGAGGCTAGAGGCAAAACGCAGCCGTACCCTTGTTCATGCCGATCAGAGAGGCCGCTGTGCGAGCCATGGTCCAAGACACGAAATGCACTATCAAGCGTTTCTACACTGCCCACGCCAATCAACTCTTTCGATCCTGAAACCGGCCTAGTTCATCCCTGATGAGAAGCAGGTATCTAGGACAGCCCTTTCTTCTATTGCTTGGCATCATGTCAGACGACCAATCGGCTTGCCAAGTATGCCACTTGACGATTATTTCAATGCTTTGCTTTCTAATGGCGATATGCAGTATTTATTTTTCTACCGGGCACAAAATGGATATTACCGCGCATCTCGATTTGATAGGTCGGGTATTGTCGGGTGTGGTTCGTACAGCGGTCATACATTTTTCGGTGAATGGTCCCACAACTACGATCCACTGGCAAACAATTCGATTACGGGTCCGGTGGAAGAGTTCCATTCGGATGATGGAGGAGCTCTTGGCTGCAATGAAGTCAGGCCAAGAGGACTCTTCGTCAGGCTAGGATTTGGTGTTTTTAGAAAGATCGAAACTTTCTTGTAGCCTCCGCTATCTCTATCCTTTATTGATTCTGAGAAGTGGACTGTTCATTTAAAGCGTCGTTCTTTTTTACGCAGGAGCTTCAGCGGCCAAGCGGAATCGGCTATGTGTATAAGAAGCCCCGGACGTTTGAAAGGCACTGCGGGGCGCTACTCTTATCAGTACAGCTTAAAAATATTGGACATACGGTTATTGATGGCAATGTCTACGAGCATGATTTTTTCATGCTTCACGAAGAATGACTGGAATTAAGCATGGTCGTCCATTTTCCTTCGACATTAAAGCCGATTCTTCCCCAGATACAGCTGCGAAGATCGAGACGAAGGAGAATGCCTTATAAAAGAGCTGGCAACCAGTGAGGCCTTTGCTGTCTATCTCAAGGGTTATTTCAGCATGCGTTACGAATATGCTCTTACGGCAGTGGATCGAACTACGAGGATGTGCATTGAGCGGTCTTCAACCGTGCCAATAGTCAAACTCTATTTTGGATCGATTTGTTCTACGAGTTCTCTTGAGGTATACATTCCCCTCAATATCGCTCTAGGATCGAGCAAAAGTTGGACGATTTGACACCGTTTTTTGGCCCTTTAGGGGTGACGTCCCATGCTGATTGACAATCTTAGATGAGATCTAACGACGTCAGGAAGTACACTCCGTCTTGGAAGCTCTGTACGATAGTGCTTCAGGGGGATGTATGGCTGTCCGGTTGAAAGATATTGCACGCGACCTGGGAGTTTCGGTCGTGACCGTCTCTAAGGTTCTGCGAGGCAACACAGATATTAGTGATGAGACTCGCCAGCGGGTGCTGAAACGGATGAAAGATCTGAACTATCAGCCCAACATGATGGCGCGGGGACTCGCGAGTGGGCGCACCTACACAGTAGGTCTCGTAGTCCCGGATTTGGTGCATCCGTTTTTTGCTGAGTTTGCGAAGGCTCTTAGTGCAGTGTTGCGCACGTCTAACCGGGCGCTGATTCTGGCGTCTTCTGAGGAAGATCCTGATATTGAGCAAAATGAAATTCGAATGTTGCTTCGGCGAGGGGTCGATATTCTTCTCATCGCATCATGCCAGGCAAGTCTACGCAATTTTTACGATTTGGGGGATCAGCGTACGCCGTACTTGTTGTTTGACAGGAACTTCCCCCATCTCGCGGCGCACTTCGTAGGATCAGATGACGTTCGGGTGGGAGAACTTGCTACAAAACATTTGCTCGAGCTCGGGCGGAGACGCATTGCACATATAGGAGGAAAGAATACCAGCCCGTCATTCGATAGACTGAGAGGCTTTAGGAACGTGATGGAGGAGGCGCGACTGCCTATCCCTGAGGGGTATGTAGTAATTCGCGATCGAGTTGAAGAGGTGGGCGATACCGTGGGATATCAGGCAATGCAGCAACTACTACAGATGGAACCCTCTCCGGATGCGGTTTTTTGTTACAACGATCTAACGGCTGTTGGTGCCATTGAGGCAATCATTGAGAGAGGGTTGCGGGTTCCGGAGGACGTAGCGGTGATCGGTTGCGGCAACTTTCGTTATGCAAAATATCTCAAAGTGCCGCTGAGTTCTATCGATCACGGAACTGCGGAGCTTGGAAGAATTGCAGGCGAATTTGCGCTGGACCTGTTGCAAACCCCCGAGCAACAGCCTAAGAGTATTTTGCTAGAGCCTACTCTTGTGATTCGGAGATCTACAGGAGGGGTGTAGGCAGGTCTGGGGCCCATTGGTTGGCCGTAAAAACGTTTATATGCTTGCGCAGTATTTTTGGGAATGGAACAAGATGGATTAATTACAAAATTATCTATCTTGATGAGGGTTTGAAGATGTATAGTTACCGGTAACGTAATTAGCGCAAGATGTATTGCGCTCTGAATCAGGAGTTTCCGATGGCTACGACGATTGACGCACCACTGAAGGACATGGATGAGTGGGACGATTTTCTGACGGGTCGGTACCAAGAGGGCAAGACAGAGGATCAGTTCCGCCAGTACGACTCTCAGGTAAACCCAGGTGTGGCCGAATTCTATCGCCTCAACCATGAATTTCAGACTCTGGACTATGTGCTAGCCAAAGAGAAGCAGTATTTTGGCTTGGACAAGGGGCTAAAGAGCATTTGGGAGGCGGCGGAATTTCTGAACACGCTGGTGGATGATAGCGATCCTGATACTGATCTGACACAAATTGAGCATTTGCTTCAGACTTCGGAGGCGATTCGCCGGGACGGCCATCCGCGCTGGTTTGTGCTGACGGGCTTTATTCATGATCTCGGGAAGGTGTTGTGCCTTTGGGGTGAGCCGCAGTGGGGTGTGGTAGGCGACACATTTCCGGTTGGTTGTGCCTACTCGAAGGACATTGTCTTCCCGGAGTATTTCGAGGCGAATCCGGACATCAAGAACCCGCTATATCAGACGAAATATGGCATCTATGAGCCAAATTGCGGGTTGGAGAAAGTACATCTGTCGTTTGGTCACGATGGCTACATCGGCGAGGTAATGAAGAATTACATGCCGGAAGAGTCGCTGTATATGCTGCGGTACCACTCGTTCTATTCGGCGCACCGACACGGCGCATATAGGCACCTGATGAGCAAGCACGATCTCGAGATGTTGGAATGGGTGAACAAGTTCAATGTGTACGATCTGTACTCCAAGGGCCATACCAAGCCGAATGTGGATGAGTTGAGACCGTACTATGATGATCTATTCGCCGAATTCTTCCCGCAGAAGATTGCCTGGTAACATGCTCATCCTCGATTGATAAATCTCATTCTGCCGTGAGCGCACAAGTTTTTCTTCACCGACAAATAAGAGTACCAATGTCAGAAAGTTAAAGTGGGTCTTCTGGCAATTGTGCTCCCCCGCCTTGGAGCACAGTTGCTACGGGGAGGATATATCTTCACGCGTGTGTAATCTTTTATTCAGATCTGATAAATAAAAGACCTGCGATTCTTCGGATGACATCTAAAAGATTTCAATATTTTCAACTTGAAAGGATGTTTATAGTTAGCGATAACGTCGTCATCGTTGACCGATCATTTGTGCGCACGCAATCTTCCCGGCACGCCGAACGACGTCTAGGATAGGTCGCTGAATCTACGATCTGGTTGCGTTCGTAACGAGCTGTGGATTTATGAAAAAATATGCGAAGTAGTAAATCGAAGGCCATAAATCCGTAACGCGCTGCTTGACAATACAAAAGATATTGATAAATTCGAAGTTTTTGTCGTGATGGCACTACTGAAGCAACTACAAAATATTTGGCTAACGATGCCAGCAGCGGAAGTCTCAGTCAGATATTCACTTCTTGGATTATTGCTCGCATGGATAATAGAACTCGCACTCAAGTTGAAGTTTTAATCGAAGGAAAATCAGATGGCAATGGATCGCAGGCAGTTCGCCGCTCTTGGGGCCACTTCGTTCGCAAGCCTGCTTGCCCAGAAACTCTGGGCGGAGCAGGTACGAGCGATTGCTTCTCCGGATAAATTTTATTTTGCACTTCTCGCCGACTCTCACATCATTGATGATTTTTATGTCAAAGGAAGCGAGAATGGGATAGAGGATAATCAGAGCATCCTGCTTACAACCCCTCGCTTGATCTCAGCACGAGACCTCATCAATAGTCTCACCCCTTCAATTGAGCAGGTTTTTTTGATTGGCGATTACTTTCACAATTACCCATCGACGGATTACGATTTTTACTTCAAGAACACTACCCGGTTGGATAATGCGAAAGCAATCACTGATGGTTTTAAGATGCCCGTCCATATCGGTTTCGGAAACCACGACTATGATGTGCGGAAGGTCTCTCGTGAGATGAGCCATCGCCTTTTCGCGACTAAGTTCAACGCTCAGCCTTATTCAGTAGTGGACTATAAGGGCTTCAAATTTGTTCACCTCAATAATTTTCTAGGAAGTACGCAGAGTAAGATCTCATCCGACTTCAATCCTGGTATTGGTTCACTTGGTGAAGAACAACTCCACTGGTTCGAGGGGCAGCTCCAACAGCACAAGCCAACCTTCGTTTTTATCCACTACCCGCTCATTCAGAACACTCCCACCGAGTTTGCCGACTATGGACTTCTACCGCTCCTGCGTCGCTACCAAGAGACTATTCAACTAGTTGTATCAGGGCACATGCACAAGTGGATCGACTTCGCCCACACGTATGGCCCGCAACACTATGTCATGGCAGCTACACGCTATGACCCTAACGCCTATATGTTGATGGAAGTCGATACAAAGCGTGTCACTTGGCGATTCATGAATGCAAGTCTTATCGAGTGGTCCACACACTATAGCAAGCCATACCGCGCGATCTAAGCAGCAGGAATTTGATTTCCGTTTTAACTGCTTTAGCTAACTCGAAAAGAAATTGACTTGTTTCTCGCGATAGTTTGTGGGAAGTGCACGCTAAATCGAGTTTGAGAAATAATTGGAGAAGCTTCTATGGTGATAATGTAACTCGCGTTTATCCTTTGGAGACTACTATTGTGCAGCACTACAGAGAGGCGCAGCGGGATCGGATAATGACGGAGGAGGGACAGTCTTTCCCCATCCTGTAGGAGCGGACCCCATGGTAAAGACAAGGGTGCCACCCTCGGCTATTTGGCTATGGCGGAACCACGCACGATCAAGTGGGATGCCATTGAGAGTTGCAGACTGGATATAGCGGTTGATGTGTTCGCTATCCATGTTATGCGCGATGAGGTGTAGGACTTTTCCAGAGGATAGAGTGATATCTGCTTCTGGAAAGCTAGGCGTGCCGATGAGATACATATCTTGCCCAGCATTGGGATAGAAGCCGAGCGACTGAAAGATAAACCAACTGGACATAGCACCCGAGTCATCATTGCCAGGTATGCCGCTGCGCTGGTCAGTGAAAGCTTTCTCTAGTAGTGCGTTTACGACCTCTGCGGTTTTATCCGGTCGCCCAGCCCAGTCGTAGAGTAATGGAATGAGGAAGCCTGGCTCATTGGTAACGTCAAAGTGCTGCTTGTAGAAGATGTTGTCGAGACGGTGGACAAAGGTCTCATTGCCGCCTGCTAGCGCTATGAGTTTGCGCACATCCTGCGGTGCATACAGAGAGTATGTCCAGAGATCGCCTTCATAGAAGAAGTCAGGCCATGTGCCGCGCACCAGCATGTTCGGAGTGGCCCAGCTTCCGTTGGGATTGCGAGGGCGCAGAAAGCCTTTGAAACCTTCGACGGCAAGGTCCTTGTCCCAGAGGTTCTCCCAGTTATGAGCGCGGGCAGCGAAGAGCTTTGCCTCGGCGGGGCGGTTGAGGCCGCAGGCTACTTCGGCGATCGCATAGTCGTCGTACGCGTATTCAACCGTGCGGGAGCCAGAGCGCTCGTCGGCGAGGGTAACATAGCCTTTAGCGTTGTAGTCGAGGATTCCGCCCCGCCCTTCCTTCTGTGCGTTTGCTGGTGGAACTGAGGCATCTTTCAACATCGCTTCGAAGGCGGTTCGGTAGTCGATACCTGTGAGGCCTTTCACATATGCATCTGCGACGACAACATCAGCGTTGCTGCCTCCCTGGGTTCGTCCGTTATCGTTGCCGCTGCGCGCATCAGGCATATAACCTGTGTGACGATAGATGTCGATGAGAGACCGAATGAGATCGCGTTGTCTGTTTGGTGCTATCAGGGTGAGCAATGGTCCCGAGCTGCGGAAGGTGTCCCAGATGGCGTAGTAGTCATCATAGTAGGGCTCCGTCGACTGCCAGTTGGGATTCTCTTCTGTGCGATCGGAAGGCATCAGCATCGTGTGATACATGGCGGTGTAGAACTGAATACGTTTTGAGTCTGCCTCGCCATGGAGCTGAATCTTCGAGAGCGCTTGATCCCACATGCTGACGGAAGACCTGCGGACCTGATCGAAGCCCCATGCTGGGGTCTCCTGCTGCACATTCTCGCGGGCCTGTTGCGTACTGATGAAGGAGATGCCCACCTTTGCCTGCACTATCTGTCCAGTACGTGTATGGAAGTTGAAGGCTGCTCCGATAGGGTGGTCACCGTCGATGGAGGCATCGGTCGCCGGTGAGAGTGTATCGCCACTCCACGTCTGTGTGCTGGAGGCGGGGGTATCCAGCACCATATAGAAATAGATCTTATATTCTCCACCCTTGTTCCAGCCGCCAGCATAACGACCAACCCCTTCGACATCATAATTGGAAAGGACGTGAAGCTCACCACCGAGGAAGCGTTGCGACTCTGTCCCGGTTCCCTTGTTGAGGCAGTGTGCAATGTTGAGGGTAAGGTGCGACTCATCGGACGAGGGAAAGGTGTAGCGATGGATACCGACGCGCCGCGTAGAGGTCAACTCAGCCCGGACGTTATAGCGAGTTAGCTTTGCGGCATAATAGCCAGGGCGATTGGTCTCGTCCGTCCGTGGTGATTTGATGTCAGTGAGATCGAGCGGACCGGTGACAGGAGCGACAAGGATGTTGCCGTATTTACCTGCTGCCCCGCTGAGGTGAAGATGGCTGAACCCCAGAATGCGACCTCCGCTCATGTAGCCAAATTTGGATGGCTGGGAGTCGAAGCTCTCCATGTCCGGACCGAGTTTCACCATTCCAAAGGGAACCGCCGAGCCGACGAACGTGTTGCCCCCCCAATCGACGCCGAGAAACGGATAGACGCTCTGCACGTAATCTGACGCAGCATCTACAGGCTTGTGGATTGCAGCATGACTGGGGAGAGAACAGGCCGAGATGAAGCAACTGAGCCATGACAAAACGATCTTTGAACTGTACCTGACACCAACCGACACCGTTTCATCTCCTTAGTATTTTATTGCAAGGCAAATTATGGTAACGGATCAATATAGCGAGGTGACATGCACATCCTGCAAGGGGGCCTTGTGAAGGGTTCGATCGGTTGCATGCCGCGACTGGCTCAAAGGTAGTAGATTCTTCATGGGATTGTACTAAGCTAAACAACGAGCACGCGGACCTGCTGCCGTTGAAATATATCGACCAGTTCTGGCTCGATGCTGTCATCAGTAATGATGGTGTGAATCTGTGAGGTGGAGCAGACATTATTCGCACTGATCATGCCTATCTTACTGGCATCTGCGACGGCGACTACCTGCCGTGCATGTTTAACCATCTCTCCAAGGATCAAGGCTTCGTCAGATTCGATGACGGTCAAACCATGCTCTGGATGGATGCCGCAAGCACCCATGAAAACTTTGTCGAAATGTAATTTTTGAAGAGAATGAAATGCTGTTGCACCCACCATCGAGAAGGATCCGGGCCAGCGTATAGAGCCACCTGTTAGAGTTACCTTCGCATTCGGCTGGCTTGAGAGTTCCATCCCAATATTTACGGCACTTGTGATGATATGGATGCCCTCCCGATGACGGAGACTGCGTGCAACCTGCGTGGTTGTTGTGCCTGGCGAAAGTGCGATCGTGTCGCCTTCTGCCACCATCTCGGCCGCAGCCATGGCAATACGGCGCTTTTCGTCTGCGAAGCGTTCTTCCCTAAGAGGGAAGGCCGCATCAAAACGAAAGGGCTCGTAGGTAAGCTTGCCCGCGAGCTCCACACTTCCGTGTGCACGGTTTACTAGACCACGCTGCTCCAATTTGATTAGATCGCGTCTCACACTCGCAGTGGAGGCACCTGTCATGGATGCAAGATCTTCCACGCAGCTAGAGCCCTTCTGAAGTAGAAGATGAAGAATCTGGTTGACACGATCCTGGTTCTTCGCCGTCACGGTTTTGGTCCTCCTAAGTGTCCAATTAGCTTACCGGAAGTGATGCGCTTTCGAGTTTAAGGCGAAATTTTTATCAATGGATCAGTGCCAATGGATCAAGAAATCCTGATTCAATAGACGGTCTTTTGGAAAGACCCTAATAGGGAACATCATGGCAATCAAGCCCGGGTTGTTATGTTTCATCTGCTTTTTGTCTAAGCAGAGTCGGTTGCTGTTTCGGTAACGGAAGAGGTAGCGAACACCAGATGGGCAGTAATCCCTGAGGCGCACGTCACGTCTGAGATAGGCTTTAGCGGGGCTGAGATAGCACAATCTACCTTGCCCCATTGGGCAAAGGTATTTTCAGGCATTGCAGCACGTCCAAGAAGCGCGACACAGTTCCACTGATTTTGGCGGACCATGTGCCACTCTCATGGGCTTATGAGGTTGGATA
Protein-coding regions in this window:
- a CDS encoding sugar transferase; protein product: MTPANRKSILELVKIGDIGLLFLCLSIAYLLASHRQVFDLLNSLETRHPIQVFIATILLAFAWYRALLLNGFYTSRRLEGHLKEVLDIGSASSLSALFCFVWLWLISFNSNRSLAELITISIIFGILSFSILLLTRLIGRATMYAFRSRGHNLRHILIVGTNRRAISFAQGIDFHPEWGYRLQGFVDTQWWDEQSSHSTSKNLLGDFGAIPSLLRSLPVDEVVVALPLASFYQQIAEIVVLCRHHGIVVRSIGTFFNQEQAKGTEFVREAVTSITLHDESWDERASMIKRSADIVVSSILLLALAPLLLTIAILIKFTSTGPVLFSQTRVGYGKRPFQIRKFRTMVQDAEKLISQVEHLNETQGPTFKLKNDPRITPFGKFLRKTSLDELPQLINVLIGDMSLVGPRPLPLRDYQGFSQDSHRRRFSVKPGITCLWQVMGRSSIGFDEWMDLDIRYIDQWSVWLDIKILFQTIPAVFRGSGAV
- a CDS encoding LacI family DNA-binding transcriptional regulator; translated protein: MAVRLKDIARDLGVSVVTVSKVLRGNTDISDETRQRVLKRMKDLNYQPNMMARGLASGRTYTVGLVVPDLVHPFFAEFAKALSAVLRTSNRALILASSEEDPDIEQNEIRMLLRRGVDILLIASCQASLRNFYDLGDQRTPYLLFDRNFPHLAAHFVGSDDVRVGELATKHLLELGRRRIAHIGGKNTSPSFDRLRGFRNVMEEARLPIPEGYVVIRDRVEEVGDTVGYQAMQQLLQMEPSPDAVFCYNDLTAVGAIEAIIERGLRVPEDVAVIGCGNFRYAKYLKVPLSSIDHGTAELGRIAGEFALDLLQTPEQQPKSILLEPTLVIRRSTGGV
- a CDS encoding inositol oxygenase produces the protein MATTIDAPLKDMDEWDDFLTGRYQEGKTEDQFRQYDSQVNPGVAEFYRLNHEFQTLDYVLAKEKQYFGLDKGLKSIWEAAEFLNTLVDDSDPDTDLTQIEHLLQTSEAIRRDGHPRWFVLTGFIHDLGKVLCLWGEPQWGVVGDTFPVGCAYSKDIVFPEYFEANPDIKNPLYQTKYGIYEPNCGLEKVHLSFGHDGYIGEVMKNYMPEESLYMLRYHSFYSAHRHGAYRHLMSKHDLEMLEWVNKFNVYDLYSKGHTKPNVDELRPYYDDLFAEFFPQKIAW
- a CDS encoding metallophosphoesterase family protein, giving the protein MAMDRRQFAALGATSFASLLAQKLWAEQVRAIASPDKFYFALLADSHIIDDFYVKGSENGIEDNQSILLTTPRLISARDLINSLTPSIEQVFLIGDYFHNYPSTDYDFYFKNTTRLDNAKAITDGFKMPVHIGFGNHDYDVRKVSREMSHRLFATKFNAQPYSVVDYKGFKFVHLNNFLGSTQSKISSDFNPGIGSLGEEQLHWFEGQLQQHKPTFVFIHYPLIQNTPTEFADYGLLPLLRRYQETIQLVVSGHMHKWIDFAHTYGPQHYVMAATRYDPNAYMLMEVDTKRVTWRFMNASLIEWSTHYSKPYRAI
- a CDS encoding GH92 family glycosyl hydrolase gives rise to the protein MSVGVRYSSKIVLSWLSCFISACSLPSHAAIHKPVDAASDYVQSVYPFLGVDWGGNTFVGSAVPFGMVKLGPDMESFDSQPSKFGYMSGGRILGFSHLHLSGAAGKYGNILVAPVTGPLDLTDIKSPRTDETNRPGYYAAKLTRYNVRAELTSTRRVGIHRYTFPSSDESHLTLNIAHCLNKGTGTESQRFLGGELHVLSNYDVEGVGRYAGGWNKGGEYKIYFYMVLDTPASSTQTWSGDTLSPATDASIDGDHPIGAAFNFHTRTGQIVQAKVGISFISTQQARENVQQETPAWGFDQVRRSSVSMWDQALSKIQLHGEADSKRIQFYTAMYHTMLMPSDRTEENPNWQSTEPYYDDYYAIWDTFRSSGPLLTLIAPNRQRDLIRSLIDIYRHTGYMPDARSGNDNGRTQGGSNADVVVADAYVKGLTGIDYRTAFEAMLKDASVPPANAQKEGRGGILDYNAKGYVTLADERSGSRTVEYAYDDYAIAEVACGLNRPAEAKLFAARAHNWENLWDKDLAVEGFKGFLRPRNPNGSWATPNMLVRGTWPDFFYEGDLWTYSLYAPQDVRKLIALAGGNETFVHRLDNIFYKQHFDVTNEPGFLIPLLYDWAGRPDKTAEVVNALLEKAFTDQRSGIPGNDDSGAMSSWFIFQSLGFYPNAGQDMYLIGTPSFPEADITLSSGKVLHLIAHNMDSEHINRYIQSATLNGIPLDRAWFRHSQIAEGGTLVFTMGSAPTGWGKTVPPPSLSDPAAPLCSAAQ
- a CDS encoding DeoR family transcriptional regulator, whose translation is MTAKNQDRVNQILHLLLQKGSSCVEDLASMTGASTASVRRDLIKLEQRGLVNRAHGSVELAGKLTYEPFRFDAAFPLREERFADEKRRIAMAAAEMVAEGDTIALSPGTTTTQVARSLRHREGIHIITSAVNIGMELSSQPNAKVTLTGGSIRWPGSFSMVGATAFHSLQKLHFDKVFMGACGIHPEHGLTVIESDEALILGEMVKHARQVVAVADASKIGMISANNVCSTSQIHTIITDDSIEPELVDIFQRQQVRVLVV